A window of Equus przewalskii isolate Varuska chromosome 18, EquPr2, whole genome shotgun sequence contains these coding sequences:
- the LOC139076978 gene encoding ral guanine nucleotide dissociation stimulator-like isoform X1: MALDRDPEEVRKRTCFCVSLKAGTSAAPRPSREPVRRGSGSQKARRENLWRRCGRWLSSHAPHRWTFGRRSSQSVTQETGQQLSHDALDSTTLQEGKVPHAAKRGQGRLRAENPSPAKSKASRLGWTVQAGTRQKRVEHLVPAFLEGDTAYVHSFLCTYRGFATTRQVLELLFQRYGCVLAYGDEDGGPLDQLKKAISFILGAWLRWYPEDFIQPPDVPSLELLLAYIGLNMPGSELEHRARVLLSRLEQPEHTDAKTEAAAPPKDAEDPEDPAPSLPLGPSPAQSRTGILRATAGSRPSASTGSIPATTLSS, from the exons ATGGCCCTCGACAGG GATCCAGAAGAGGTAAGGAAGAGGACTTGTTTCTGCGTCAGTCTCAAAGCTGGGACCTCGGCCGCACCCAGACCCTCTAGGGAGCCTGTGAGACGG GGCTCTGGTTCCCAGAAAGCCCGCAGGGAGAACCTTTGGAGACGTTGTGGACGCTGGCTCAGCTCCCACGCCCCCCACCGCTGGACCTTTGGCAGGAGGTCCTCTCAG AGCGTCACTCAGGAGACGGGCCAGCAGCTGAGCCACGACGCCCTCGACTCCACCACCCTGCAGGAAGGGAAGGTGCCCCACGCTGCCAAGCGAGGCCAGGGCCGGCTCAGG GCTGAAAATCCATCCCCAGCGAAGAGCAAAGCGTCCCGCCTGGGGTGGACCGTCCAGGCTGGAACGCGGCAGAAGCGAGTGGAGCACCTGGTGCCCGCCTTCCTGGAGGGCGACACCGCCTACGTCCACAGCTTCCTGTGCACGTATAGAGGTTTTGCCACCACACGACAGGTGCTGGAGCTTCTGTTTCAAAG ATACGGTTGTGTCCTTGCCTATGGCGATGAGGACGGCGGACCCCTAGACCAACTCAAAAA GGCCATCTCCTTCATTCTGGGCGCCTGGCTCCGATGGTACCCTGAGGATTTTATCCAGCCCCCAGATGTTCCCAGCCTGGAACTGCTCTTGGCCTACATCGGTCTCAATATGCCCGGCTCGGAGCTGGAGCACCGCGCCCGCGTTCTTCTTTCCCGGCTGGAGCAGCCTGAGCACACTGATGCCAAGACTGAGG CTGCAGCTCCACCGAAAGACGCGGAAGACCCTGAAGATCCGGCACCGTCTCTCCCTCTcgggcccagcccagctcagagcCGCACAGGCATCTTGCGAGCCACAGCCGGCTCAAGACCTTCAGCAAGCACTGGCAGCATCCCAGCCACTACCCTCAGCTCCTGA
- the LOC139076981 gene encoding ral guanine nucleotide dissociation stimulator-like isoform X2 has translation MQDPEEVRKRTCFCVSLKAGTSAAPRPSREPVRRGSGSQKARRENLWRRCGRWLSSHAPHRWTFGRRSSQSVTQEMGQQLSHDALDSTTLQEGKVPHAAKRGQGRLRAENPSPAKSKASRLVWTVQAGTRQKRVEHLVPAFLEGDTAYVHSFLCTYRGFATTRQVLELLFQRYGCVLAYGDEDGGPLDQLKKAISFILGAWLRWYPEDFIQPPDVPSLELLLAYIGLNMPGSELEHRARVLLSRLEQPEHTDAKTEAAAPPKDAEDPEDPAPSLPLGPSPAQSRTGILRATAGSRPSASTGSIPATTLSS, from the exons ATGCAGGATCCAGAAGAGGTAAGGAAGAGGACTTGTTTCTGCGTCAGTCTCAAAGCTGGGACCTCGGCCGCACCCAGACCCTCTAGGGAGCCTGTGAGACGG GGCTCTGGTTCCCAGAAAGCCCGCAGGGAGAACCTTTGGAGACGTTGTGGACGCTGGCTCAGCTCCCACGCCCCCCACCGCTGGACCTTTGGCAGGAGGTCCTCTCAG AGCGTCACTCAGGAGATGGGCCAGCAGCTGAGCCACGACGCCCTCGACTCCACCACCCTGCAGGAAGGGAAGGTGCCCCACGCTGCCAAGCGAGGCCAGGGCCGGCTCAGG GCTGAAAATCCATCCCCAGCGAAGAGCAAAGCGTCCCGCCTGGTGTGGACCGTCCAGGCTGGAACGCGGCAGAAGCGAGTGGAGCACCTGGTGCCCGCCTTCCTGGAGGGCGACACCGCCTACGTCCACAGCTTCCTGTGCACGTATAGAGGTTTTGCCACCACACGACAGGTGCTGGAGCTTCTGTTTCAAAG ATACGGTTGTGTCCTTGCCTATGGCGATGAGGACGGCGGACCCCTAGACCAACTCAAAAA GGCCATCTCCTTCATTCTGGGCGCCTGGCTCCGATGGTACCCTGAGGATTTTATCCAGCCCCCAGATGTTCCCAGCCTGGAACTGCTCTTGGCCTACATCGGTCTCAATATGCCCGGCTCGGAGCTGGAGCACCGCGCCCGCGTTCTTCTTTCCCGGCTGGAGCAGCCTGAGCACACTGATGCCAAGACTGAGG CTGCAGCTCCACCGAAAGACGCGGAAGACCCTGAAGATCCGGCACCGTCTCTCCCTCTcgggcccagcccagctcagagcCGCACAGGCATCTTGCGAGCCACAGCCGGCTCAAGACCTTCAGCAAGCACTGGCAGCATCCCAGCCACTACCCTCAGCTCCTGA
- the LOC139076981 gene encoding ral guanine nucleotide dissociation stimulator-like isoform X1: MALDRDPEEVRKRTCFCVSLKAGTSAAPRPSREPVRRGSGSQKARRENLWRRCGRWLSSHAPHRWTFGRRSSQSVTQEMGQQLSHDALDSTTLQEGKVPHAAKRGQGRLRAENPSPAKSKASRLVWTVQAGTRQKRVEHLVPAFLEGDTAYVHSFLCTYRGFATTRQVLELLFQRYGCVLAYGDEDGGPLDQLKKAISFILGAWLRWYPEDFIQPPDVPSLELLLAYIGLNMPGSELEHRARVLLSRLEQPEHTDAKTEAAAPPKDAEDPEDPAPSLPLGPSPAQSRTGILRATAGSRPSASTGSIPATTLSS, from the exons ATGGCCCTCGACAGG GATCCAGAAGAGGTAAGGAAGAGGACTTGTTTCTGCGTCAGTCTCAAAGCTGGGACCTCGGCCGCACCCAGACCCTCTAGGGAGCCTGTGAGACGG GGCTCTGGTTCCCAGAAAGCCCGCAGGGAGAACCTTTGGAGACGTTGTGGACGCTGGCTCAGCTCCCACGCCCCCCACCGCTGGACCTTTGGCAGGAGGTCCTCTCAG AGCGTCACTCAGGAGATGGGCCAGCAGCTGAGCCACGACGCCCTCGACTCCACCACCCTGCAGGAAGGGAAGGTGCCCCACGCTGCCAAGCGAGGCCAGGGCCGGCTCAGG GCTGAAAATCCATCCCCAGCGAAGAGCAAAGCGTCCCGCCTGGTGTGGACCGTCCAGGCTGGAACGCGGCAGAAGCGAGTGGAGCACCTGGTGCCCGCCTTCCTGGAGGGCGACACCGCCTACGTCCACAGCTTCCTGTGCACGTATAGAGGTTTTGCCACCACACGACAGGTGCTGGAGCTTCTGTTTCAAAG ATACGGTTGTGTCCTTGCCTATGGCGATGAGGACGGCGGACCCCTAGACCAACTCAAAAA GGCCATCTCCTTCATTCTGGGCGCCTGGCTCCGATGGTACCCTGAGGATTTTATCCAGCCCCCAGATGTTCCCAGCCTGGAACTGCTCTTGGCCTACATCGGTCTCAATATGCCCGGCTCGGAGCTGGAGCACCGCGCCCGCGTTCTTCTTTCCCGGCTGGAGCAGCCTGAGCACACTGATGCCAAGACTGAGG CTGCAGCTCCACCGAAAGACGCGGAAGACCCTGAAGATCCGGCACCGTCTCTCCCTCTcgggcccagcccagctcagagcCGCACAGGCATCTTGCGAGCCACAGCCGGCTCAAGACCTTCAGCAAGCACTGGCAGCATCCCAGCCACTACCCTCAGCTCCTGA
- the LOC139076981 gene encoding ral guanine nucleotide dissociation stimulator-like isoform X4, producing MQDPEEGSGSQKARRENLWRRCGRWLSSHAPHRWTFGRRSSQSVTQEMGQQLSHDALDSTTLQEGKVPHAAKRGQGRLRAENPSPAKSKASRLVWTVQAGTRQKRVEHLVPAFLEGDTAYVHSFLCTYRGFATTRQVLELLFQRYGCVLAYGDEDGGPLDQLKKAISFILGAWLRWYPEDFIQPPDVPSLELLLAYIGLNMPGSELEHRARVLLSRLEQPEHTDAKTEAAAPPKDAEDPEDPAPSLPLGPSPAQSRTGILRATAGSRPSASTGSIPATTLSS from the exons ATGCAGGATCCAGAAGAG GGCTCTGGTTCCCAGAAAGCCCGCAGGGAGAACCTTTGGAGACGTTGTGGACGCTGGCTCAGCTCCCACGCCCCCCACCGCTGGACCTTTGGCAGGAGGTCCTCTCAG AGCGTCACTCAGGAGATGGGCCAGCAGCTGAGCCACGACGCCCTCGACTCCACCACCCTGCAGGAAGGGAAGGTGCCCCACGCTGCCAAGCGAGGCCAGGGCCGGCTCAGG GCTGAAAATCCATCCCCAGCGAAGAGCAAAGCGTCCCGCCTGGTGTGGACCGTCCAGGCTGGAACGCGGCAGAAGCGAGTGGAGCACCTGGTGCCCGCCTTCCTGGAGGGCGACACCGCCTACGTCCACAGCTTCCTGTGCACGTATAGAGGTTTTGCCACCACACGACAGGTGCTGGAGCTTCTGTTTCAAAG ATACGGTTGTGTCCTTGCCTATGGCGATGAGGACGGCGGACCCCTAGACCAACTCAAAAA GGCCATCTCCTTCATTCTGGGCGCCTGGCTCCGATGGTACCCTGAGGATTTTATCCAGCCCCCAGATGTTCCCAGCCTGGAACTGCTCTTGGCCTACATCGGTCTCAATATGCCCGGCTCGGAGCTGGAGCACCGCGCCCGCGTTCTTCTTTCCCGGCTGGAGCAGCCTGAGCACACTGATGCCAAGACTGAGG CTGCAGCTCCACCGAAAGACGCGGAAGACCCTGAAGATCCGGCACCGTCTCTCCCTCTcgggcccagcccagctcagagcCGCACAGGCATCTTGCGAGCCACAGCCGGCTCAAGACCTTCAGCAAGCACTGGCAGCATCCCAGCCACTACCCTCAGCTCCTGA
- the LOC139076978 gene encoding ral guanine nucleotide dissociation stimulator-like isoform X4: MQDPEEGSGSQKARRENLWRRCGRWLSSHAPHRWTFGRRSSQSVTQETGQQLSHDALDSTTLQEGKVPHAAKRGQGRLRAENPSPAKSKASRLGWTVQAGTRQKRVEHLVPAFLEGDTAYVHSFLCTYRGFATTRQVLELLFQRYGCVLAYGDEDGGPLDQLKKAISFILGAWLRWYPEDFIQPPDVPSLELLLAYIGLNMPGSELEHRARVLLSRLEQPEHTDAKTEAAAPPKDAEDPEDPAPSLPLGPSPAQSRTGILRATAGSRPSASTGSIPATTLSS; encoded by the exons ATGCAGGATCCAGAAGAG GGCTCTGGTTCCCAGAAAGCCCGCAGGGAGAACCTTTGGAGACGTTGTGGACGCTGGCTCAGCTCCCACGCCCCCCACCGCTGGACCTTTGGCAGGAGGTCCTCTCAG AGCGTCACTCAGGAGACGGGCCAGCAGCTGAGCCACGACGCCCTCGACTCCACCACCCTGCAGGAAGGGAAGGTGCCCCACGCTGCCAAGCGAGGCCAGGGCCGGCTCAGG GCTGAAAATCCATCCCCAGCGAAGAGCAAAGCGTCCCGCCTGGGGTGGACCGTCCAGGCTGGAACGCGGCAGAAGCGAGTGGAGCACCTGGTGCCCGCCTTCCTGGAGGGCGACACCGCCTACGTCCACAGCTTCCTGTGCACGTATAGAGGTTTTGCCACCACACGACAGGTGCTGGAGCTTCTGTTTCAAAG ATACGGTTGTGTCCTTGCCTATGGCGATGAGGACGGCGGACCCCTAGACCAACTCAAAAA GGCCATCTCCTTCATTCTGGGCGCCTGGCTCCGATGGTACCCTGAGGATTTTATCCAGCCCCCAGATGTTCCCAGCCTGGAACTGCTCTTGGCCTACATCGGTCTCAATATGCCCGGCTCGGAGCTGGAGCACCGCGCCCGCGTTCTTCTTTCCCGGCTGGAGCAGCCTGAGCACACTGATGCCAAGACTGAGG CTGCAGCTCCACCGAAAGACGCGGAAGACCCTGAAGATCCGGCACCGTCTCTCCCTCTcgggcccagcccagctcagagcCGCACAGGCATCTTGCGAGCCACAGCCGGCTCAAGACCTTCAGCAAGCACTGGCAGCATCCCAGCCACTACCCTCAGCTCCTGA
- the LOC139076978 gene encoding ral guanine nucleotide dissociation stimulator-like isoform X3, producing the protein MALDRDPEEVRKRTCFCVSLKAGTSAAPRPSREPVRRGSGSQKARRENLWRRCGRWLSSHAPHRWTFGRRSSQSVTQETGQQLSHDALDSTTLQEGKVPHAAKRGQGRLRAENPSPAKSKASRLGWTVQAGTRQKRVEHLVPAFLEGDTAYVHSFLCTYRGFATTRQVLELLFQRAISFILGAWLRWYPEDFIQPPDVPSLELLLAYIGLNMPGSELEHRARVLLSRLEQPEHTDAKTEAAAPPKDAEDPEDPAPSLPLGPSPAQSRTGILRATAGSRPSASTGSIPATTLSS; encoded by the exons ATGGCCCTCGACAGG GATCCAGAAGAGGTAAGGAAGAGGACTTGTTTCTGCGTCAGTCTCAAAGCTGGGACCTCGGCCGCACCCAGACCCTCTAGGGAGCCTGTGAGACGG GGCTCTGGTTCCCAGAAAGCCCGCAGGGAGAACCTTTGGAGACGTTGTGGACGCTGGCTCAGCTCCCACGCCCCCCACCGCTGGACCTTTGGCAGGAGGTCCTCTCAG AGCGTCACTCAGGAGACGGGCCAGCAGCTGAGCCACGACGCCCTCGACTCCACCACCCTGCAGGAAGGGAAGGTGCCCCACGCTGCCAAGCGAGGCCAGGGCCGGCTCAGG GCTGAAAATCCATCCCCAGCGAAGAGCAAAGCGTCCCGCCTGGGGTGGACCGTCCAGGCTGGAACGCGGCAGAAGCGAGTGGAGCACCTGGTGCCCGCCTTCCTGGAGGGCGACACCGCCTACGTCCACAGCTTCCTGTGCACGTATAGAGGTTTTGCCACCACACGACAGGTGCTGGAGCTTCTGTTTCAAAG GGCCATCTCCTTCATTCTGGGCGCCTGGCTCCGATGGTACCCTGAGGATTTTATCCAGCCCCCAGATGTTCCCAGCCTGGAACTGCTCTTGGCCTACATCGGTCTCAATATGCCCGGCTCGGAGCTGGAGCACCGCGCCCGCGTTCTTCTTTCCCGGCTGGAGCAGCCTGAGCACACTGATGCCAAGACTGAGG CTGCAGCTCCACCGAAAGACGCGGAAGACCCTGAAGATCCGGCACCGTCTCTCCCTCTcgggcccagcccagctcagagcCGCACAGGCATCTTGCGAGCCACAGCCGGCTCAAGACCTTCAGCAAGCACTGGCAGCATCCCAGCCACTACCCTCAGCTCCTGA
- the LOC139076981 gene encoding ral guanine nucleotide dissociation stimulator-like isoform X3 has product MALDRDPEEVRKRTCFCVSLKAGTSAAPRPSREPVRRGSGSQKARRENLWRRCGRWLSSHAPHRWTFGRRSSQSVTQEMGQQLSHDALDSTTLQEGKVPHAAKRGQGRLRAENPSPAKSKASRLVWTVQAGTRQKRVEHLVPAFLEGDTAYVHSFLCTYRGFATTRQVLELLFQRAISFILGAWLRWYPEDFIQPPDVPSLELLLAYIGLNMPGSELEHRARVLLSRLEQPEHTDAKTEAAAPPKDAEDPEDPAPSLPLGPSPAQSRTGILRATAGSRPSASTGSIPATTLSS; this is encoded by the exons ATGGCCCTCGACAGG GATCCAGAAGAGGTAAGGAAGAGGACTTGTTTCTGCGTCAGTCTCAAAGCTGGGACCTCGGCCGCACCCAGACCCTCTAGGGAGCCTGTGAGACGG GGCTCTGGTTCCCAGAAAGCCCGCAGGGAGAACCTTTGGAGACGTTGTGGACGCTGGCTCAGCTCCCACGCCCCCCACCGCTGGACCTTTGGCAGGAGGTCCTCTCAG AGCGTCACTCAGGAGATGGGCCAGCAGCTGAGCCACGACGCCCTCGACTCCACCACCCTGCAGGAAGGGAAGGTGCCCCACGCTGCCAAGCGAGGCCAGGGCCGGCTCAGG GCTGAAAATCCATCCCCAGCGAAGAGCAAAGCGTCCCGCCTGGTGTGGACCGTCCAGGCTGGAACGCGGCAGAAGCGAGTGGAGCACCTGGTGCCCGCCTTCCTGGAGGGCGACACCGCCTACGTCCACAGCTTCCTGTGCACGTATAGAGGTTTTGCCACCACACGACAGGTGCTGGAGCTTCTGTTTCAAAG GGCCATCTCCTTCATTCTGGGCGCCTGGCTCCGATGGTACCCTGAGGATTTTATCCAGCCCCCAGATGTTCCCAGCCTGGAACTGCTCTTGGCCTACATCGGTCTCAATATGCCCGGCTCGGAGCTGGAGCACCGCGCCCGCGTTCTTCTTTCCCGGCTGGAGCAGCCTGAGCACACTGATGCCAAGACTGAGG CTGCAGCTCCACCGAAAGACGCGGAAGACCCTGAAGATCCGGCACCGTCTCTCCCTCTcgggcccagcccagctcagagcCGCACAGGCATCTTGCGAGCCACAGCCGGCTCAAGACCTTCAGCAAGCACTGGCAGCATCCCAGCCACTACCCTCAGCTCCTGA
- the LOC139076978 gene encoding ral guanine nucleotide dissociation stimulator-like isoform X2: MQDPEEVRKRTCFCVSLKAGTSAAPRPSREPVRRGSGSQKARRENLWRRCGRWLSSHAPHRWTFGRRSSQSVTQETGQQLSHDALDSTTLQEGKVPHAAKRGQGRLRAENPSPAKSKASRLGWTVQAGTRQKRVEHLVPAFLEGDTAYVHSFLCTYRGFATTRQVLELLFQRYGCVLAYGDEDGGPLDQLKKAISFILGAWLRWYPEDFIQPPDVPSLELLLAYIGLNMPGSELEHRARVLLSRLEQPEHTDAKTEAAAPPKDAEDPEDPAPSLPLGPSPAQSRTGILRATAGSRPSASTGSIPATTLSS, translated from the exons ATGCAGGATCCAGAAGAGGTAAGGAAGAGGACTTGTTTCTGCGTCAGTCTCAAAGCTGGGACCTCGGCCGCACCCAGACCCTCTAGGGAGCCTGTGAGACGG GGCTCTGGTTCCCAGAAAGCCCGCAGGGAGAACCTTTGGAGACGTTGTGGACGCTGGCTCAGCTCCCACGCCCCCCACCGCTGGACCTTTGGCAGGAGGTCCTCTCAG AGCGTCACTCAGGAGACGGGCCAGCAGCTGAGCCACGACGCCCTCGACTCCACCACCCTGCAGGAAGGGAAGGTGCCCCACGCTGCCAAGCGAGGCCAGGGCCGGCTCAGG GCTGAAAATCCATCCCCAGCGAAGAGCAAAGCGTCCCGCCTGGGGTGGACCGTCCAGGCTGGAACGCGGCAGAAGCGAGTGGAGCACCTGGTGCCCGCCTTCCTGGAGGGCGACACCGCCTACGTCCACAGCTTCCTGTGCACGTATAGAGGTTTTGCCACCACACGACAGGTGCTGGAGCTTCTGTTTCAAAG ATACGGTTGTGTCCTTGCCTATGGCGATGAGGACGGCGGACCCCTAGACCAACTCAAAAA GGCCATCTCCTTCATTCTGGGCGCCTGGCTCCGATGGTACCCTGAGGATTTTATCCAGCCCCCAGATGTTCCCAGCCTGGAACTGCTCTTGGCCTACATCGGTCTCAATATGCCCGGCTCGGAGCTGGAGCACCGCGCCCGCGTTCTTCTTTCCCGGCTGGAGCAGCCTGAGCACACTGATGCCAAGACTGAGG CTGCAGCTCCACCGAAAGACGCGGAAGACCCTGAAGATCCGGCACCGTCTCTCCCTCTcgggcccagcccagctcagagcCGCACAGGCATCTTGCGAGCCACAGCCGGCTCAAGACCTTCAGCAAGCACTGGCAGCATCCCAGCCACTACCCTCAGCTCCTGA
- the LOC139076981 gene encoding ral guanine nucleotide dissociation stimulator-like isoform X5, with amino-acid sequence MGQQLSHDALDSTTLQEGKVPHAAKRGQGRLRAENPSPAKSKASRLVWTVQAGTRQKRVEHLVPAFLEGDTAYVHSFLCTYRGFATTRQVLELLFQRYGCVLAYGDEDGGPLDQLKKAISFILGAWLRWYPEDFIQPPDVPSLELLLAYIGLNMPGSELEHRARVLLSRLEQPEHTDAKTEAAAPPKDAEDPEDPAPSLPLGPSPAQSRTGILRATAGSRPSASTGSIPATTLSS; translated from the exons ATGGGCCAGCAGCTGAGCCACGACGCCCTCGACTCCACCACCCTGCAGGAAGGGAAGGTGCCCCACGCTGCCAAGCGAGGCCAGGGCCGGCTCAGG GCTGAAAATCCATCCCCAGCGAAGAGCAAAGCGTCCCGCCTGGTGTGGACCGTCCAGGCTGGAACGCGGCAGAAGCGAGTGGAGCACCTGGTGCCCGCCTTCCTGGAGGGCGACACCGCCTACGTCCACAGCTTCCTGTGCACGTATAGAGGTTTTGCCACCACACGACAGGTGCTGGAGCTTCTGTTTCAAAG ATACGGTTGTGTCCTTGCCTATGGCGATGAGGACGGCGGACCCCTAGACCAACTCAAAAA GGCCATCTCCTTCATTCTGGGCGCCTGGCTCCGATGGTACCCTGAGGATTTTATCCAGCCCCCAGATGTTCCCAGCCTGGAACTGCTCTTGGCCTACATCGGTCTCAATATGCCCGGCTCGGAGCTGGAGCACCGCGCCCGCGTTCTTCTTTCCCGGCTGGAGCAGCCTGAGCACACTGATGCCAAGACTGAGG CTGCAGCTCCACCGAAAGACGCGGAAGACCCTGAAGATCCGGCACCGTCTCTCCCTCTcgggcccagcccagctcagagcCGCACAGGCATCTTGCGAGCCACAGCCGGCTCAAGACCTTCAGCAAGCACTGGCAGCATCCCAGCCACTACCCTCAGCTCCTGA